From the Juglans microcarpa x Juglans regia isolate MS1-56 chromosome 3D, Jm3101_v1.0, whole genome shotgun sequence genome, the window GAATCttcaaacaatcaataaaaCTGAATAGGCCAAACACCTTCTCAACCAAGCTTTTTATCAGATCCTTTTGAACCATTTCTTTTTCGATGATTTATCCTTGCCATCTGAGTTTCCATCTTCCCCAGGACTCTCTGCCTTTGAATCTTCACCAACAAATTTGCTACTACTGCCATTACTAAAACTAATACTGCTACTCAAGCTACTATTGGATACAGAGAATGACGAATGAATATTGTCTCGCTGTTTCAGTAGCTCATCCACCTGATTTCCCAAAATTGAATCATGAGATCAGCTGAACAACCAAGACAACTTCCATATGCTTGATTTGAATAATAATGGTAGGAAGAATTTAAGGAAGTCCATTTCTGAGACAAAGGTAATTGGCAGGAAAGATGCAGGGGCCAAAAGGGAGATATTAGAAGTATCTATCTGAAAGTATAAACATTTTAGGTGCCATGGTGCAGTATAGGTtgttactaaaaataaaaaattaaatagaaaaacagTATGAATGTCGTACCATAACCTCCCTAATTGACCCCCACAAAGTATAAAGATAGTCTCATTAGCTTCTATCATACTAAAATTTGCACGTATGTCACAGTACCTGTTGGCCAAGAGATCAGAGACGATTGGATAAATCTAAATGAAGTTATGAAGATCACAAATAGATGAAACTTACAGACTGTTTTTCCTGGTTGTATCTATTGGTCACTTCTTGAAAGCGTGTCAATGCCTACAAAAATTATTACAGGACATTTGTCAGAACAGACTATCACCAAATACCCATTACAAACCATAACTAAAAGGAAGCATCTCTACCTTTCTGTATTCTGTCTCAAATTGACGTAGCTCGGTCCTCTTTCTTAAAATCTGAGCCTCAATCTCCTTGAGCTTCTCTGTTGTGTCTTCATATGACTTTGCACAAAGAGCCTCAATTGTATATGTAGCAGTCTTGAAAAAATTATCTCCTGAACAAAACGCAGAGTAGGTCAGTGTAATTTGTTACAAGAAGAGTTTCTCAGAGATAATAAGCAATAAGGCAAAATGATGAACGGACAAAATATCAATTCACACCATAAACGGCGAATATATGAGTTCCAGCTTTTAGTTCTGAGACCTCACAGGGTTGAAGACCTTCCAACCTTTTAAAGAAAGCAGCTTCAGGGTCCTTAGCCATTGCTAGCTGCACAAACAGATCAATCATCACCTTTTTATGAATAGTACTCACATCCCAACCCCACCAAATATGAGGAAGAAGTTGCAGAGCTTGCATACCGCATTCACAGTTGAATCCATTCTGTACACTTGAAAATGTAAGAAGTACATCCCTGCAGATGTCACCTTACCATTCTTCTCGCTATCTTCCTGTGCAAAGAGATACAGCATCTCATGTTTACTGAAGTAATACATGTAGTTCAATTGCACAGAATGTAAAGCATTAAATTGGAATTGATAAAACACAACCTGAAACCAACAAATGCTTGAACACCACCTAGCGTCTTTGGGAAAAACTCTAATGAAACCCATCATCAAAATTGTTATAAAGAACCAAATGTTCTTAGATTGCAAACTTTTTTTTACCTTGCATTTGATGATTGACTTGACAATCATCAAATGCATAGGAATACTCAAGCTGCTGCATGTTTAAGTGAAAATTGTTTCTATGAAATCTGCTTTCAGCTTTTTGGTAGTTTAGGGTGCAAGTTGAAAAAACAGAGCTAGTTTGGATGTGCATAAGCACCTCCATAATATATCCCTGGAAATTTATTGTTATGAGATGATGTTTTTCACTGAAATAAGCTAAGACATGTGCCCTACACCATTCATTAAGTTAAACCAGCCTATCAAAACAAGAACCCATGATTCCATACTGGTCTTTGAAGACCCAGGGCTCAGTCCCTTGAAACCTCAGTTGAAGTTGTGTAAAAGACAACCCGACAAGCTAATATATCTTTAATCCTTAAGGAATATGAAGCCATTCTAATATCCTTTtcataatacttataaaaaaaatatccttttcATAAAGGCTACAGAATGTTGGTTCTTGGAGAGATAATAAATCTCATGTAACTGAAAAGCCTATGGCATCCCTTTTAACTGACATGTTTCACTTGACCTCCCCAAAGTCTGAAAGTTATTTCAACATGTATCTTAAAAACCAATATATAAAGGTTCAGATTCTAGGCCCAAGTACCAAAAACACAAGCAAACTTATTAAGCATAAAACACATGACATCCTAAGCCACCAGAATACACAGTTCTACCAAACTCAGATTCTATTTGGCATTTGAACACGCACACAGgaagaagtaaaagaaaagtaaaagggGAGCAGAACCTGTATTTTTGGCTTATTTCAATTAATACAACCTCTAACATTGTCAAATGCAGgcattttctaaaataaaacaccTTAAGTCACTTAAAGTTATAACTGAACTCAAGTTTCTGGTAACTCCAAAGTGTTGGAAGGGCAACAGAAAACCAGGTAACATCTAGTGAGTACTAAGATGTCTCTATACTTCAAAATAAGGTATTAAACCAGTGTAGTAGCATATGTTACCTTAGCAACATAGCCACAGAAATCTAAACACCACATGAACATAAGAAATATTGGAAgcatttcttcttcatcaattttccaaatatatggcatatatgaaaaaaaaatacattgaatGGAACAAGTAATAGGATTAACAGCTGAAAACAtttgtgcacccccgggattagttgggcctttgttctcagacacccagtgccaataaaaaataaaaaaaccactGAAAACAGGACTGATGAAACCCCAGATAAAAACGTACCTGTAATGCCAAACCATAACCAACACTTGCATCTTGTTCAAAATAGAGTAACTGAAAAATCAATTTCTAATGTTAAACTTTAGAAGAATAGCACAAAGAAAGTAGATGCCTCACAGTCATGCACATGTCCATATGATCTTagtgaaaaattatttcataccTTGAATTTGCTCTGTGCAGTTGACGTAACTCTCACTACAATCCCAGCCTCCACTTGTTGCTCATTGATTGTTACACCAAAGAAGTGGGCACATTGCTTGTCTACCTGCAGTAGCATGCAAAATGAGTAGAATGCTTACACTGGAGTGTATAGCTCCATCATGCTATAAAGCAAGTAAGCACCTTTCCACTAACTGCTGTTCCAATTGGAAGGGGTCTGACAGTAACAGTACCATTCAAAGCTTCTTCGAGAACATTAGCAGAAATCGTAGTCTTAATAGGGACACCCAGCTTGCTATAGACAAAATAGATGAGAGGTTATGAAATCCCAATGACCTGGACAACTCCTAGTATAATAAGTAAGATATTACCTGAATAAAGCTGCAAACATTGTGTTGACAGTACCAAGATTAGACAAGTCAATTTCCATGTCCATGCCATCAGCATCAAGCGCCTGGACAGTTCAATGATTAAATGTGATAAAATGTCAGCAAAGAATTCCAATAGGGAAAAAAGTGAGAAAGTGAAAAGTGAACTTGCAACAGAACTCATGGCTCATATGAATCATTAGATATAAAAGTATCTATTAAACATGTATGGAGTGAAaccatatagtataataataagGAATTAGTGGATCCTAATAAAATGTTGACAACATACATGTTCGATActcaaaaaatgatatgaaagaCGTTACTTTTGTCAGCAAATGATAAAACCCGGCAAAGAACAGAAAATAGGTTGTGCTCATTCATATGTCAGCTGTGCTAGTTTCGGCATAAAGCAATTGGCAGAAGAGGTTTTTCAAATATTCTGGTGTTTGGAACAACCAGAAAATGCTGGTCAACAGAAAATTTTTCCCAGGTCAAAAGGGTATGAgcacctttttttctttttttttgataagtaagagggTATGAGCACTTATGGGCAGTCTACATCATAATGATTGAATAATTTGGGATGGTTCATGTTTATTCTATTGATTGAGTAATGTTTTATGGTATTTGGTGTTGTTTGGATGAGATTTGATGCTGGGTTTGGAATGAATGTAATGTGTTGTGTGTGGAATGAATGAATGTAATGCTTGGAACCACGACGATTACGAGAAGACAATGGATGGAACTTAGATCCATAACACTAGGctacatttggatgttgagataagttgagttaagttaagttgagttgagttgagttgtgaatagtagtattttgtgggtTCCATTGAGATcggtttaactttttaggttaaaatgtatgaagtatagattgagatgagtttaacttttttataggaagttaaaaaagtagtgggtcccatcaatgatttgtttgagatgagttgagcttggttcaacaaccaaacggttgttcatacatttcaacctaaaaagttaaacccatctcaataaGACCCACAAAAGACTAccattcacaactcaactcaactcatctcaacatccaaacgtagttTAAACTCTTTGTTTGGGTGTCAGCCCAGAATTACCCCCCAACCTTTCCAACTATGTTAATTTTGTCACTTTATTTACTCTATTCCTCCTAGTTCAATGGTTTCATTTGTATAGACCATGTGTACTTGAGTCATGTCCTTCgtgcttttaataaaattaacttataaaaaaacaccTCGTATCTAGGTCAATGTACAACACCCGTTTAGGTATCCACATCAtaatccttataaaaaaaaattggctaTCGCTATGTATTCCCATAATACCTCTTATGCGGGATGAGTAATTGAACTTTTTGttattaatagtttattttatgtttttatcttAGAATTGGTATTTTATAATTAGAGTACAATTAGGATTAGGTCATCAGggtaacttataaaaaaaaaaaaaaggattaggTCATCAGAGTACAGTATGGGTTAgaaacttcatttaaaaattttcctttttaatggTATTATTAAATCAAAGTCCTAATTGAATTAATACCGTTGGTCTATTCAGGCCTCTTTATACTCCCATGAATAGAAGAGACTTTGAGgaatatttaatttcttgagaaatcaatttttctctttcccttcctttctcttcttcatCTGGACTACGGTGATTCACTCCCCTTCCTCTCCCCATTCTTCCTCTCATGttcctcttctctcttcttcttcttcttcttcttcttagtGTCTTTGTCATGTGTCAACCTTCAATACCATAATTAATGACACCACATTGAATTCATTCCATAGAGGAACACCAACTGTTCTCATTCATGATCATcatatggaatatatatatatatatatatatatattaataagtaagAAAGACACTTTTATTCATCGAATGAAATAGGCGGAGCCCATgtacaatatatatgtatgtatgtatgtttattGTACACTCCCGCAACTTAACTTGTTCACTAATTATCAATTCAAAAACTTTAGGGCCCAGCATtgaaaatattcaatatttatGTGTAactttacttttataagttcatgatattatattataaatcatAGTTTCCTTcttataaacaaaaaacaacatttCCATCAGTTGAAAAAACAGAAATTTTGAATGATGATATAATGGTCATCAAAGGAAtggctaaattttgaaattattccTGTATATAGTTAATGTTGCTCCTTCCTGCCAACACTTTCAACCGCACACACAAGCTCATGCCACATGTATGCATAGATACCACAAAACTTACTAGGAAGGAGTATAGAATAAACGGCAAAGAAAGAATGTACCTCAAACCCTGAACTGTCATATTGccttttcttctctgggtcagATAAGATGCTATAAGAATATGCAACCTCCTTGAAAAGTTCAGAAGCCTCAGGATTGGCGGCATTCTTGTCAGGATGATACCTGTACAATATTGCGATTCCCATTAGCACTGTATGCAGAATTTTACTTAGATAGGATCTTCACCATCAGCGAAAATACAAAAGCGTCTGCACAAACTCAACAAGTTCTGAAGAAATAACACAACAGTTAAGAGAGATGTAGCATTTAAAAATTCCTGTTCCATACATTTGTCAATGTtctataaatttatcaattgaattttattctttttcttaatcTATCCAATAGCAACAGACTAACAAGGGTGCAGTTTCTCTGTGAAtcaaattatgaatatattatcttGAATGACAATatctaacaaaataaaaaactgcATAAAACATCAATAGCAGCAATAGAACTGAAGGTATAGGATTAGTCGCTCCCTAATAGTTCAGATACACGTGGCTagaatgcataaaaaattaaattcagcTCAATCCCATGCCATCTGCCCGGAACGAACACCGGAAACAAACCGATCTTACCAACCAACTTTCAAGAGTCACATAAGCCACTTacctttttaaatataacttccTAAGAAAAATCGCATCACAAAACCACCCAAAACATTACAACTGTAGCACATTAGATGAAATCTGCCACAAaccaccaaaaatccattccgCAATCACAATTCTAATCGTGTTCTTCGGAATAATAACCTCATTGAGCTAGAAACTAAGCCTGTGTAGCCAACCCTATTGTCCCAATCCTAAGGTCGTATACAACACCCTGCTCGGCCAACCAGAATCTACGGCAACcatttaaaacaaattcaaGTAAAAGCAGCAAAAAGGAACCAACAAAAAGAAcgaaaaaactataaaatattgGAAGAAGCAAACTTTACTTGAGAGCGAGTTTTCGATAGGCAGTTTTGATTTCCTGATCGGTGGAGTCTCTCGAAACGCACAGCACGTCATAGGGGTCTCGCCGACTCGCTGGGGCCGAAGATCCTTCCATCTTCGAACTCGTCCCCATTCCCTCCATTTTTCACTCTCTATCCCTCCCACTgttaaatctcaaaatctcaaaaataaagAATTGACAACAAAGAAAAAGGATCAATCTTTCCAAGAAAATCTACGCAAGTGAAAGAATCATCGGATCACTATA encodes:
- the LOC121256117 gene encoding chaperone protein dnaJ 15-like, with amino-acid sequence MEGMGTSSKMEGSSAPASRRDPYDVLCVSRDSTDQEIKTAYRKLALKYHPDKNAANPEASELFKEVAYSYSILSDPEKKRQYDSSGFEALDADGMDMEIDLSNLGTVNTMFAALFSKLGVPIKTTISANVLEEALNGTVTVRPLPIGTAVSGKVDKQCAHFFGVTINEQQVEAGIVVRVTSTAQSKFKLLYFEQDASVGYGLALQEDSEKNGKVTSAGMYFLHFQVYRMDSTVNALAMAKDPEAAFFKRLEGLQPCEVSELKAGTHIFAVYGDNFFKTATYTIEALCAKSYEDTTEKLKEIEAQILRKRTELRQFETEYRKALTRFQEVTNRYNQEKQSVDELLKQRDNIHSSFSVSNSSLSSSISFSNGSSSKFVGEDSKAESPGEDGNSDGKDKSSKKKWFKRI